The following coding sequences lie in one Fusarium poae strain DAOMC 252244 chromosome 1, whole genome shotgun sequence genomic window:
- a CDS encoding hypothetical protein (TransMembrane:1 (o49-67i)): MDPFRTPAYNAIADAYMHIRGITPSFPPAPVSDATAVLHPASEIRDNCIFFTDVVTLVLLMRLIRIFTARKVMSLEHNDLGPDELRQDTHGM, from the coding sequence ATGGACCCTTTTAGGACGCCTGCCTACAATGCAATTGCAGATGCATATATGCACATTCGAGGTATAACCCCATCTTTTCCTCCTGCTCCAGTGAGCGATGCTACCGCAGTGCTGCATCCAGCTTCCGAAATCAGAGATAATTGCATCTTCTTCACAGACGTGGTGACTCTTGTTTTGCTCATGAGACTCATCAGGATCTTCACCGCTCGTAAAGTCATGAGTCTCGAACACAACGACTTAGGACCCGATGAATTGAGGCAAGACACTCATGGAATGTAA
- a CDS encoding hypothetical protein (BUSCO:5496at5125) yields the protein MMATEAAVDKAADATASQSQPAPDAHNVDPVRSNLNGSAGNDDIENKHITSVEDQLTSADASASGGSDTETSRADGSKSKDEDKGHGRAGSTVKKPATFKAVSVNKTFLATKAAANSASAKVTEKQPTGSSTPPTSSATLSSSRPRLIAKTGSSTRDSSPRFSGGVNGGKPGSAPDASAVWNKNRPVPPPEPKKLTDEELKKYGIHMASRLNEDDAQGQNKWADIDDDDDDWAPEAITWGDGTKTTLPHPDEHPPPPPSDSGSVASKGKALDKPRSPAPPISVSSPLTKSSNLAQGKGLVLKSGSQDKPTLVAKPPAPPVPVKSPWATLPPVEKASPIPEPATLARQPFNKGMTPPPPKEIAADDFSRHAWRDGASHGNRELYNSHSGRYEPVQDNRRGSMRMEQHPRNHPSLLQRPPQPDYPAEPSGAFQTSRATQEPPFGRRRGSSNVSGGSGSFMQRVNKGGDGSLPPPEQHDVRRPSFVGSVDSPVSPGLSASAHGPSRGQHQSNWMPPRASPSPAVAQPHHNEPLPEQVAGPPPPVHPGGDDVEYQRKLMRERNQLARKRKQEEEAREEAERRERIQKKLDAMGPAPEKKTEKKESADKSNDISHPTHIQQRESPGAPNQTPAVQNDGDHSATHERPQDSESQITDSSQGQGAAPRRVSHSQEAKPTELWGAAATSRQDRAVSTWGTGSQPVARNVWGSPNNDRGLGNGTFSTDIGRLPLDNRPTSQGGKGPSPIAPPNVAQQPSQARQPPAPIGSGPARYGSGPRPTPASDVANKWINAVGENDKKMSASRLADKVERDRQLAERGLTLEDTQPVIKDTWRQVHAPGDGTRRSIGHQDAQPVGPWRTAGDEATEDLNNVIVAGGAIGTGATSQGRASRFFPTRDPYDRINENEPSRSKSPTPPPPTMEGHPAYEGNAQRPHVSLPPPQPVVRLPPSMTASQPPASRVQFGWAHPPTFKDVVRGPVSPNRLPLSTGESSQEKWQNRINSLLGSSRSPPQRSIGVDPASKSALDQVAHHDSATVSLPGNGAPTHSTKGRPLSITKPMAEECFEEQEMGSLPQIRLPHKAPEAAWQPALAQNKPLPKKFAVQPTAMEPYYFAAEVVGGGNAMRIRLPEMKDTKIVTVPFSATRGGRGSSTRGGPRSRASGYERRGGKRDVSSSRGEHPTSTPSRGGRGSYRGRGSDWGRNNSASLTA from the exons ATGATGGCAACAGAGGCTGCCGTTGACAAAGCTGCCGATGCCACTGCCTCTCAGTCCCAGCCT GCGCCCGACGCTCACAATGtcgatcccgtccgctcgaATTTGAATGGCAGTGCCGGCAACGATGATATTGAGAACAAGCATATTACGAGTGTCGAAGATCAGCTCACTTCCGCCGACGCCAGTGCCAGTGGAGGGTCGGATACGGAGACATCGCGTGCAGATGGTTCAAAGAGCAAGGATGAAGACAAAGGGCATGGCCGCGCAGGCTCAACAGTTAAGAAACCCGCCACGTTCAAGGCTGTCTCTGTCAACAAGACCTTCCTTGCAACGAAGGCTGCTGCCAATAGCGCTTCAGCTAAGGTCACCGAGAAACAGCCTACTGGTTCCAGCACTCCCCCGACAAGCTCGGCGACACTCTCTTCCTCGCGACCTCGACTTATAGCCAAGACAGGCAGCAGCACGCGCGACTCATCACCTCGGTTCTCCGGAGGCGTTAATGGAGGAAAACCTGGTAGTGCGCCGGATGCAAGTGCGGTTTGGAACAAAAACCGAC CTGTGCCTCCCCCGGAACCTAAGAAGTTAACTGATGAGGAGCTGaagaagtatggcatccatATGGCCAGTCGGTTAAACGAAGATGATGCTCAAGGACAAAACAAATGGGCGGACattgacgacgatgacgacgattgGGCCCCTGAAGCCATCACCTGGGGTGATGGCACGAAGACGACCCTGCCTCACCCAGATGAACATCCTCCCCCACCACCCTCCGACAGTGGTTCTGTTGCATCAAAAGGAAAGGCCCTCGACAAACCACGATCTCCAGCGCCTCCCATTTCTGTGAGCTCCCCATTAACAAAATCGAGCAATCTTGCCCAGGGCAAGGGACTTGTATTGAAGAGTGGTTCTCAAGACAAGCCCACTCTCGTCGCCAAACCTCCGGCACCTCCGGTACCAGTAAAGTCTCCATGGGCAACTTTACCACCCGTCGAAAAAGCTTCACCGATTCCGGAACCTGCCACTCTTGCTAGACAGCCATTCAACAAGGGCATGACGCCGCCTCCTCCCAAGGAAATCGCAGCCGATGATTTCAGCCGACACGCATGGAGAGACGGTGCATCCCATGGAAACCGGGAGTTGTATAACTCTCATTCTGGGCGTTATGAGCCCGTGCAAGATAATCGACGTGGTTCGATGAGAATGGAGCAGCACCCTAGGAACCACCCGTCCCTGTTACAACGACCACCCCAGCCGGATTACCCAGCCGAGCCTTCTGGTGCGTTCCAAACCAGTAGAGCCACCCAGGAACCTCCTTTTGGTAGACGACGAGGATCTTCTAATGTCAGTGGTGGAAGTGGCTCGTTTATGCAACGTGTGAACAAGGGGGGCGACGGTTCGCTCCCTCCACCAGAACAACACGATGTTCGTAGGCCGTCCTTTGTGGGCTCTGTTGATAGCCCTGTGTCACCCGGCCTCTCAGCTTCGGCGCATGGTCCGTCAAGGGGTCAGCATCAGTCTAATTGGATGCCTCCCCGCGCATCTCCTAGCCCTGCTGTTGCACAACCCCACCATAATGAGCCTCTCCCAGAGCAAGTCGCTGGACCACCACCTCCAGTTCACCCTGGCGGTGATGACGTTGAATACCAGAGAAAGCTTATGCGAGAGCGTAATCAGTTGGCTAGAAAGCGAAaacaagaggaagaagctcgTGAGGAAGCCGAGCGCAGAGAGCGCATCCAAAAGAAATTAGATGCCATGGGACCTGCGCCAGAGAAGAAgacagagaagaaggagtctGCAGACAAGTCCAACGACATTTCGCATCCTACACATATTCAACAGCGAGAGAGCCCTGGAGCCCCGAACCAGACTCCTGCAGTGCAAAATGATGGCGATCATTCGGCTACTCATGAGCGACCACAAGATTCTGAAAGCCAAATAACGGATTCGTCTCAAGGTCAGGGAGCTGCCCCCAGGCGTGTATCTCATAGTCAAGAAGCCAAGCCCACCGAGCTTTGGGGAGCAGCTGCAACCTCACGACAGGACCGAGCCGTTTCGACATGGGGTACCGGATCACAGCCAGTGGCCCGAAATGTCTGGGGCTCCCCTAATAATGACAGAGGCCTCGGTAATGGTACTTTCAGCACGGATATCGGACGTCTGCCTTTGGACAACCGCCCGACTTCTCAAGGAGGCAAGGGGCCGTCACCTATTGCTCCTCCTAATGTTGCCCAGCAGCCTTCACAAGCTCGACAGCCCCCGGCTCCTATCGGTTCTGGACCTGCGCGATATGGTTCTGGTCCCCGTCCCACTCCAGCATCCGATGTGGCGAACAAATGGATCAACGCTGTTGGTGAAAATGATAAGAAGATGAGCGCCAGTCGACTAGCAGACAAAGTTGAGCGTGATCGTCAACTTGCTGAGCGCGGTCTGACCCTCGAGGATACCCAACCTGTTATTAAGGACACCTGGCGTCAAGTCCACGCTCCCGGCGATGGTACACGACGATCCATCGGCCATCAAGATGCACAGCCCGTAGGTCCATGGAGGACTGCTGGCGATGAAGCAACAGAGGACTTGAATAATGTTATAGTGGCTGGCGGCGCAATTGGCACAGGAGCGACTTCTCAAGGCCGTGCTTCGCGATTCTTCCCAACAAGGGACCCTTATGACAGGATCAATGAAAACGAGCCATCGCGCTCGAAATCACCAACTCCTCCCCCGCCCACTATGGAAGGTCATCCAGCTTACGAGGGTAATGCGCAGAGACCTCATGTGTCACTCCCTCCCCCTCAGCCAGTAGTAAGACTGCCGCCATCCATGACGGCCTCGCAACCTCCTGCAAGTCGTGTGCAATTCGGCTGGGCCCATCCACCTACCTTTAAGGATGTTGTACGGGGCCCTGTCAGCCCCAATCGTCTCCCCCTGTCAACTGGCGAGTCTTCTCAGGAGAAATGGCAGAATCGAATCAACAGCTTGCTCGGAAGCTCGAGATCACCACCTCAACGATCTATTGGCGTTGATCCTGCAAGTAAGAGCGCTTTGGACCAGGTCGCCCACCATGACTCTGCTACAGTTTCGCTGCCCGGAAACGGCGCCCCAACTCACTCCACTAAGGGTAGACCGTTATCTATCACCAAGCCCATGGCTGAAGAGTGTTTTGAAGAACAGGAAATGGGATCCCTTCCCCAGATTCGACTACCGCACAAGGCCCCCGAGGCCGCTTGGCAGCCAGCATTGGCACAGAACAAGCCTTTACCAAAGAAatttgcggttcagccaactgCTATGGAACCATACTACTTTGCTGCCGAAGTAGTCGGTGGCGGCAATGCTATGAGAATTCGTTTGCCAGAAATGAAGGACACCAAAATTGTCACTGTCCCTTTCTCCGCGACTAGAGGCGGTCGAGGCTCGTCAACCCGGGGCGGTCCTAGGAGTCGAGCCTCTGGTTACGAGCGACGAGGAGGTAAACGAGATGTGTCAAGTTCGCGAGGGGAGCATCCtacatcaacaccaagccGAGGAGGCCGTGGTAGCTACCGTGGACGAGGCTCCGATTGGGGCCGCAACAACTCTGCCTCACTGACTGCTTAG
- a CDS encoding hypothetical protein (TransMembrane:1 (o73-91i)~BUSCO:57656at5125): MSFVTRRALSTLIPPKVASPKAIGAAPDAIRMQRVVSFYEKLPRGAAPEVKAKGLLGRYQAKHFGKNPTAKPIIHLIVFLVGIGYAQNYYFHLRHHKNNAH; encoded by the exons ATGAGCTTCGTCACCCGCCGAGCGCTCTCGACGCTCATTCCTCCCAAG GTCGCTTCTCCCAAG GCCATTGGCGCCGCTCCTGATGCCATCCGCATGCAGCGTGTCGTCAGTTTCTACGAGAAGCTTCCTCGAGGTGCCGCCCCCGAGGTCAAGGCTAAGGGTCTCCTCGGCCGATACCAGGCCAAGCACTTCGGCAAGAACCCTACTGCCAAGC CCATCATTCACCTGATTGTCTTCCTTGTCGGTATTGGTTACGCCCAGAACTACTACTTCCATCTCC GTCACCACAAGAACAACGCTCACTAA
- the NUO21 gene encoding NADH:ubiquinone oxidoreductase 21kD subunit (BUSCO:48332at5125), translated as MAALRSQSAARMLRSAVVPRVALSAAPRRFQSNITSATGTITGPVSNEPDYNIQADKATSTYTPVPRSVQDGSEEILPAAVISGAPIELQARTVRIYQEAKPATQSGDWRGRRWRMDWDILPKGHRWENPLIGWQSSGDFMQGTHINFESKEDAIHFAEKQGYEYFVQEPNSRKFAPKAYANNFLYSARKLKHIRTK; from the exons ATGGCCGCCCTCCGATCCCAGAGTGCGGCTCGTATGCTGCGAAGCGCCGTTGTTCCTCGAGTCGCTCTCTCCGCCGCTCCCCGAAGATTCCAGAGCAACATCACCTCGGCCACTGGTACCATCACGGGTCCCGTTTCCAACGAGCCCGATTACAACATCCAGGCTGACAAGGCTACCTC CACCTACACCCCCGTCCCTCGATCGGTCCAGGATGGCAGCGAAGAGATCCTTCCTGCAGCCGTTATCTCAGGCGCTCCCATTGAGCTCCAGGCCCGAACAGTTCG CATCTACCAGGAGGCCAAGCCCGCTACGCAGTCCGGTGACTGGCGCGGTCGGCGCTGGCGAATGGACTGGGACATTCTCCCCAAGGGACACCGATGGGAGAACCCTCTGATAGGCTGGCAATCTTCGGGTGATTTCATGCAAGGAACTCACATCAACTTCGAAAGCAAGGAGGACGCCATTCACTTTGCTGAGAAGCAGGGTTATGAATACTTCGTTCAGGAGCCCAACTCTCGCAAGTTTGCTCCCAAGGCCTACGCCAACAACTTCCTGTACTCGGCCAGAAAGCTCAAGCATATCAGGACGAAATAG
- a CDS encoding hypothetical protein (BUSCO:48173at5125): MTSSASTATPLRPQHDFELRVEEVKAPKSDINALILDYLTMEGYPNAAANFSKEANLVPHQETPSIIARQEIQNCIHSGNIQTAIETLNDFDPEILDEDKALHFSLLRLQLVELIRTCNMPGGDIRPALKFATEQLGPRAPTNRKFLGDLEKTMALLMFPSDSLEPELAALLKPDLRLEVADNVNRAILERQSQRRESAIRQLVRMRVWAETTARDKGKSLPECLELEGLELGLNVPGLGRLPSQARNGHDPMITT, translated from the exons ATG ACGTCATCTGCTTCTACAGCTACTCCTCTGAGACCTCAACATGACTTTGAACTTCGTGTTGAAGAGGTCAAGGCCCCCAAAAG TGATATCAATGCATTGATTCTGGACTACCTCACCATGGAGGGATATCCAAACGCCGCAGCCAATTTTTCCAAAGAGGCCAATCTGGTCCCTCACCAGGAGACTCCTTCTATCATTGCCAGACAGGAAATACAGAATTGTATCCATAGCGGCAACATTCAAACAGCTATTGAAACATTAAATGATTTCGATCCAGAG ATCCTAGATGAAGACAAGGCACTGCATTTTTCTCTGCTACGACTTCAACTTGTCGAACTCATTCGTACCTGTAACATGCCTGGAGGCGATATTCGGCCTGCGCTTAAGTTTGCAACAGAACAACTGGGCCCCAGAGCACCCACAAACAGAAAGTTCCTTGGAGATCTAGAAAAGACGATGGCACTGCTCATGTTCCCATCGGACTCTCTTGAGCCAGAACTCGCAGCTCTGCTGAAGCCAGACCTGCGCCTAGAAGTAGCTGATAACGTTAACCGTGCCATTCTGGAGCGGCAATCCCAAAGACGCGAGTCGGCTATCCGCCAACTTGTGAGGATGCGCGTTTGGGCAGAGACTACTGCTCGCGACAAAGGCAAAAGCCTGCCCGAGTGCCTGGAGCTCGAGGGCCTGGAGCTCGGCTTGAACGTGCCTGGCCTCGGTAGACTGCCTTCCCAGGCACGAAACGGCCACGACCCCATGATTACAACGTGA
- a CDS encoding hypothetical protein (BUSCO:22228at5125), giving the protein MSASAIPEINGGLESHVTVQKRAYYSPPWADVSIIGVAGSSGSGKSTLSQAIVKKLNLPWVDSFYKTLTPEQSKMAFANEHDFDSPDAIDFDVLVEKLRDLKAGKRAEIPVYSFAKHARLDHTTSIYSPHVLVLEGIFALYDPRVIELLDMGIYCEADADTCLSRRLVRDVRERGRDIEGIIKQWFGFVKPNFEKFVEPQRKVADLIVPRGIENRVALEMMVQFVEKKLFEKSRHHREALSRLEAASKDSALSDRVVVLNDTRQLKFMNTILQDIDTDPEDFIFYFDRLASLIIEQALNNAHFEAKKIITPQGYEYKGLVPTGEVCAVIVLRGGSAFEPALRKTIPDCRTGRLLIQSDYSTGEPELHYLRLPDDIASQQSVLLLDTQMATGGAALMAVQVLVDHGVQQDRIVLATYSAGKVGLHRLTSVFPEITVVVCNMLDYQQERWVEKRYFRC; this is encoded by the exons ATGTCCGCCTCTGCGATCCCTGAAATCAATGGCGGGCTCGAGAGCCATGTCACGGTTCAGAAGCGAGCTTACTATTCACCTCCCTGGGCAGATGTCAGTATCATTGGTGTCGCAGGCAGCTCTGGCTCGGGCAAGTCGACTCTATCCCAGGCTatcgtcaagaagctgaATCTACCCTGGGTC GACTCTTTCTATAAGACCTTGACTCCCGAGCAGTCCAAAATGGCTTTTGCCAATGAACATGACTTTGACTCTCCCGAT GCCATCGACTTTGATGTTCTGGTTGAGAAATTAAGGGACCTGAAAGCTGG AAAGCGTGCTGAGATCCCTGTATATTCATTTGCAAAGCATGCACGATTGGATCACACGACGTCCATCTACTCGCCTCATGTGCTCGTCCTAGAGGGTATCTTTGCTCTATATGACCCTCGAGTCATTGAGCTACTTGATATGGGT ATCTATTGTGAAGCAGATGCAGACACATGCCTATCACGAAGAC TTGTGCGCGATGTACGAGAACGTGGCCGAGATATCGAAGGTATCATCAAGCAGTGGTTTGGGTTTGTCAAGCCCAACTTTGAAAAG TTCGTGGAGCCGCAGCGCAAGGTAGCTGATTTGATCGTGCCGAGAGGTATCGAGAACAGAGTAGCCCTTG AAATGATGGTTCAGTTCGTTGAAAAGAAGTTGTTTGAAAAGTCAAGACATCATCGAGAGGCTCTGTCTCGACTTGAGGCAGCGAGTAAGGATTCTGCTCTGTCTGATCGCGTTGTGGTTCTGAACGACACCCGACAACTCAAATTTATGAACACCATCCTTCAAGATATCGATACGGATCCCGAGGACTTCATCTTTTACTTTGACAGACTTGCTAGCTTGATCATCGAACA GGCCCTTAACAATGCTCATttcgaggccaagaagatcatcACGCCGCAAGGATACGAATACAAGGGCCTTGTGCCAACAGGTGAGGTCTGCGCCGTTATTGTACTCCGAGGGGGGTCAGCGTTTGAGCCGGCGCTACGAAAGACCATTCCGGACTGCCGAACAGGTCGACTTCTCATCCAGTCCGACTATTCAACAGGAGAGCCGGAACTTCACTACTTGAGACTTCCCGACGATATTGCTAGTCAGCAGAGTGTCTTGCTACTCGATACCCAAATGGCCACCGGTGGTGCTGCTCTGATGGCGGTACAGGTCTTGGTTGACCATGGCGTGCAGCAGGACCGTATCGTTCTGGCGACATACTCGGCAGGCAAGGTTGGACTTCACAGATTGACATCTGTGTTCCCAGAAATCACCGTGGTGGTTTGCAATATGCTCGACTACCAACAGGAACGCTGGGTAGAGAAGAGGTATTTCCGCTGTTAG
- a CDS encoding hypothetical protein (TransMembrane:1 (i95-116o)~BUSCO:9198at5125): protein MLVPTMMAARLARAGQTRAINSSRCIKPSLTPRPLYSSQSRNFVKLTGASPSITKGSSVTSRATRQLPSQFFVRNLSGKPLPQGKSWILNFCYRAAAWVGISISVIGVGVVGFFIYDASTYFEHPNQSDIDVSKIALQPRSGGEKNLPIAEVYIDDDDTEEHRRLKDKPRLVILGGGWGGVALLKELNPDDYHVTVISPTNYFLFTPMLPSATVGTLELRSLVEPIRRILSRVNGHFIRAKAEDVDFSHKMVEVSQVDANGKDIRFYVPYDKLVIAVGSTTNPHGVKGLENAFFLKDINDARKIRNQVIQNFELANLPTCSDEERKRLLSFCVSGGGPTGVEFAAELFDLLNEDLTRHFPRLLRNEISVHLIQSRSHILNTYDETVSRYAEDRFARDQVDVQTNSRVKEVLPDKIIFTQKQEGGGTITKELPIGFCLWSTGVSQTQFCQTLAAKLRKSQTNRHALETDTHLRLNGSPMGDVYAIGDCSTVQNNVADHVVTFLRSLAWKRGKDPETLQLSFADWRGVADDVKKRFPQAVGHLKRVDRLFKEFDKDKSGTLDFDELTQLLRNVDNKLTSLPATAQRAHQQGQYLARKFNRMSRLHDGLDANDIRDGDVDAAVYKAFEYKHLGSLAYVGNSAIFDLGEGRSIAGGLWAVYAWRSVYFAQSVSLRTRLLMAMDWTKRGLFGRDLMSF from the exons ATGCTCGTGCCTACTATGATGGCCGCGCGACTGGCTCGCGCTGGTCAAACGAGAGCTATCAACAGCTCTCGTTGCATAAAGCCATCTCTCACTCCTCGCCCGCTTTACTCTTCGCAATCACGAAATTTCGTCAAGCTCACAGGCGCTTCGCCTTCAATTACCAAAGGTTCCTCAGTAACCAGCCGAGCAACACGCCAATTGCCCTCCCAATTCTTTGTGCGTAATCTCTCCGGAAAGCCACTGCCTCAAGGGAAGTCATGGATTCTCAACTTCTGCTATCGTGCAGCAGCTTGGGTCGGAATCTCCATATCTGTCATTGGCGTCGGTGTCGTGGGCTTCTTTATCTATGATGCGTCTACATACTTCGAACATCCTAACCAGAGCGATATCGACGTTTCAAAGATTGCCCTCCAGCCTCGCAGTGGAGGTGAAAAGAACCTACCAATTGCCGAAGTATAcatcgacgacgatgatacAGAAGAGCACCGTCGTCTAAAGGACAAGCCTCGGCTGGTCATTCTCGGTGGTGGATGGGGTGGTGTTGCACTCCTCAAAGAGTTGAACCCCGACGACTACCATGTTACAGTCATCTCGCCAACCAACTACTTCCTCTTCACCCCCATGCTTCCCTCTGCAACAGTTGGCACTCTCGAGTTGCGATCGCTTGTTGAGCCTATCCGAAGAATTCTAAGCCGCGTTAACGGTCACTTCATTCGTGCCAAAGCCGAAGATGTAGACTTTTCCCACAAAATGGTCGAAGTTTCGCAAGTCGACGCAAACGGGAAAGACATTAGATTCTACGTTCCCTACGATAAGCTTGTCATTGCAGTTGGTTCAACAACCAACCCCCATGGTGTCAAGGGTCTAGAAAATGCTTTCTTCCTTAAGGATATCAACGATGCGCGCAAGATTCGAAACCAGGTCATTCAGAACTTTGAGTTAGCTAACCTGCCTACATGTTCCGATGAGGAACGCAAACGTTTGCTCTCTTTCTGTGTCAGTGGTGGTGGTCCTACAGGTGTTGAGTTTGCTGCAGAGCTTTTCGATCTTTTGAACGAGGATCTAACACGACATTTCCCTCGCCTTTTACGAAACGAGATCTCCGTTCATCTTATTCAGAGCCGTAGCCATATTCTCAACACTTACGACGAAACTGTTTCTCGATATGCCGAGGACCGATTTGCCCGTGATCAGGTCGATGTTCAGACGAACTCTCGTGTCAAGGAAGTTCTCCCCGACAAGATCATCTTTACACAAAAGCAAGAGGGTGGTGGAACAATCACCAAAGAACTCCCTATTGGCTTCTGTCTCTGGTCCACGGGTGTCTCACAGACTCAATTCTGCCAAACCCTGGCTGCTAAGTTGCGCAAGAGTCAAACAAACCGACACGCTCTGGAGACTGATACTCACCTCCGTCTCAACGGCTCACCCATGGGTGATGTGTACGCCATCGGTGATTGTTCCACTGTTCAGAACAATGTCGCCGACCACGTCGTAACTTTCCTTCGTTCCCTAGCCTGGAAGCGAGGCAAGGACCCTGAGACTTTGCAGCTTAGCTTCGCTGATTGGCGCGGTGTCGCTGATGATGTCAAGAAGCGATTCCCTCAGGCTGTTGGACACCTTAAGCGTGTGGACAGGCTCTTCAAGGAGTTCGACAAGGATAAGTCAGGCACACTTGATTTTGACGAGTTGACCCAACTCCTTCGCAACGTCGACAACAAGCTCACATCCTTGCCCGCGACCGCTCAACGTGCTCACCAGCAGGGACAGTACCTGGCTCGAAAGTTCAACCGCATGTCGCGCCTGCACGACGGCCTGGACGCCAACGACATCCGCGATGGCGACGTCGACGCAGCTGTTTACAAGGCGTTCGAGTACAAGCACCTTGGAAGTCTTGCATATGTTGGCAACTCTGCTATTTTCGATTTGGGCGAAGGTCGAAGCATCGCCGGTGGTCTTTGGGCCGTCTATGCTTGGCGGTCTGTCTATTTTGCGCAGAGCGTGAGTCTGCGAACACGACTCTTGATGGCTATGGATTGGACCAAGCGAGGTCTCTTCGGACGAG ATCTTATGAGTTTCTAA
- a CDS encoding hypothetical protein (BUSCO:37211at5125) — protein MPVLESKNAGNGAAPQQHSQKSRKGKKAWRKNVDVTDVQEGLEELNKEIIQGGVIKERPSEQLFALDIKGDAALEKKFNKHIKKGLKADEIINARSPVPAVSMRKRPGDKTTNGILPTKRQRTDWVSHKELSRLKRVADGQHENTVQVQDATYDIWDMPAAPKEKEVDNFLEEQAKPKVPKSMKKEPLSLLESGKQIPAVLKPTGGYSYNPMFTDYEERLAEESEKALEAERQRQAQEEREKEKQEAAARSAAEAEAAEARANLSEWEEDSEWEGFQSGAEDSKPSVKRPQRKTQAQRNRIARRKEEERLAKEKAAIKAQRRQEQRIREIAEEVAEKDRIKALAALNEDPADPIDELRQEKLRRKQLGKYKLPERDLELVLPDELQDSLRRLKPEGNMLRDRYRSMLVRGKVESRRHIPFHKQAKGKYTEKWTYKDFKI, from the exons ATGCCTGTATTGGAATCAAAGAACGCTGGCAATGGCGCTGCTCCTCAGCAGCATAGCCAAAAGTCACGAAAAGGCAAAAAGGCATGGAGAAAGAACGTCGATGTTACCGACGTACAGGAGGGTCTCGAAGAGCTGAACAAGGAGATCATTCAAGG TGGTGTCATCAAGGAGCGACCATCGGAACAACTCTTCGCCCTCGACATAAAAGGTGATGCTgctcttgagaagaagttCAACAAGCACATCAAGAAGGGTCTAAAGGCCGACGAGATCATCAATGCCCGGTCGCCAGTTCCCGCTGTCTCCATGCGCAAGCGACCAGGCGACAAGACTACCAACGGAATTCTTCCCACGAAGCGCCAGCGAACTGATTGGGTGTCCCACAAGGAGCTCTCTCGACTAAAGCGAGTTGCTGACGGCCAACACGAGAACACTGTTCAAGTACAGGATGCTACCTACGATATCTGGGATATGCCTGCGGCgcccaaggagaaggaggtcGACAACTTCTTGGAAGAGCAGGCTAAGCCCAAGGTACCAAAGTCAATGAAGAAAGAGCCCCTGTCCCTACTCGAGAGCGGAAAGCAGATACCGGCCGTTCTCAAGCCCACTGGAGGATACAGTTACAACCCTATGTTCACCGACTACGAGGAGCGCTTAGCAGAGGAGAGCGAAAAGGCTCTTGAGGCCGAGCGCCAGCGCCAGGCGCAAGAGGAACgggagaaagagaagcaaGAGGCTGCCGCCCGATCAGCAGCTGAGGCAGAGGCCGCCGAGGCTCGTGCCAAcctttcagagtgggaggaGGATTCTGAGTGGGAAGGTTTCCAGAGTGGTGCTGAAGACAGCAAACCATCCGTCAAACGCCCGCAGAGAAAGACACAGGCTCAGCGCAATCGCATTGCGCGTCGCAAGGAGGAAGAGCGACTTGCAAAAGAAAAGGCCGCTATCAAGGCCCAGCGACGCCAAGAGCAGCGTATCAGGGAGATCGCCGAGGAGGTTGCAGAAAAGGATCGAATCAAGGCCCTCGCTGCGCTGAATGAAGATCCAGCCGACCCCATTGATGAGCTTCGCCAGGAGAAGTTACGGCGCAAGCAGCTCGGCAAGTACAAGCTTCCCGAGCGAGACCTTGAGCTGGTTCTTCCGGATGAGCTCCAAGACTCGCTGCGACGATTGAAGCCCGAAGGTAATATGCTCCGAGACAGGTACCGAAGCATGCTGGTGCGTGGAAAGGTCGAGAGCAGAAGACATATTCCGTTCCACAAGCAGGCAAAGGGCAAATACACGGAGAAGTGGACATACAAGGACTTCAAGATATAA